Sequence from the Diorhabda carinulata isolate Delta chromosome 5, icDioCari1.1, whole genome shotgun sequence genome:
GATCTTACTCTgtaagtttaaatatttatgttttctcAAAACactatatttctatttaaaaatattgtagattTACAACACCAGACAAATTCTATTTAGAACCAAAAAATGGTAATGAACTAGTTGTAATTGAAAGGATGACAGAGGATattagtttttatcaaaatcatcGAATTATCATACCAGCAGCAAGCAGCAGAAAAGATTTTTGTGGATTTTTAGGCACCATACAATTATTGTCAGGTTCTTATCTAGTCATAGCTACACAGCGGGAGTTGGTAGGATATTTGTCAGGTAAATGTCGGAAAATgtccattttttatatacataattattatgTTTACATATATTCTCAAGTTAGCTATAAGAATTAGATTGAATTGACATATCAcatgaatataatatataaacttTAATATTCTCATAAATAACCTATACCTTACAAATTGGCACTACAGCTTGGTTTGGGCCATGACCTCCTCGACAATCCGCCCCTAAACTGGTCTTTCCTCCCCTTAAATTAATTGTTTGTAAGTGAACTTGATCTGATAAGGGATCTGCCTCTTTTTCTACTGCTGTATATTTTGGGATTCATGATTCCCTTAGGTACCTGCTTGTCCTCCTTGAGTGTGGCCAAACCATCTCAACTGGGCTTTAATGGTATTCATTGCCTGGTGTATCATCAATTTCTCTATTATTCCTGATTCTTCAGTCTGTTTATTCAATTCTAATTGCTCCATatactcttttgataatttttcttggTTGTTTTGTGACATTCACTGCCATAAGTTACTATTAGTGTTATTAGTGTCctgtagatttttttattattagttcaTTTTCCCATTAGCTTACCACTTTACCACTTGTGTGCTTCGAAcattttaacatttatgattAAATCTTCTACTCTCCTACAATCTTCTTATGACGACATCTTCATAACTATATAACTAAGTGTtactttagtttttttatataacttatcTATAGTTTATGCTTTAGTGGTTCTTATAAGTGcattatttaaacatatatttgttCTTATGGTTAATAGTTATGTATTAACTTGAGACATGGATATAGTAATGTTTCTATTAGATTTTATAgtcttattttaaattatatattatatatattataaagttAATGCTTTAACTGTAGTATTATGTCCAGCTTTTAGTTCTTTAAATAAAGTTTCTGTTCTGTTTACTCTGtcatattgtatattttgaatggaATTCAAATTTGTCGTTTCACATTCTTATGAACCAAATGATTGTTTTAATACATACTGAAGAattcatgttattttttttgtagggtGTGCAGTATGGAGATTAGCAAAAGCAGAACTAATCCCTTTTCGTAGCTCTTTAAATCTAAGTTCAGAAAAACAAGCCGACAATGAAGTGTATCTCAGTATGATAGAACAGGTTCTAGCTACTCCTTTCCACTATTTCTGTTATGATTATGATCTAACACATTCTCTACAACGTCTTCATGATATTTCACCGGATTTTTGGGAACAGTCTCTTTGTGAAAGAGCTGATCAACGATTTGTTTGGAATGGATATTTATTGAGTCCTTTTTTAAAAACGTGCAAGAAATTTTGTCTTCCTTTGATCCAcggatttatttctattaatttttgtgtTGTTAACGGACATAGCCTCAATTGGATAATAATTTCAAGGAGAAGCGTAATGAGGGCTGGTACAAGGTGAGTCTTatcttttatcaatatatattcattttgttgaaatttttgaattattttaactaatttatcTAAAATCAAAGCAAGGTGTAgtaaatgagaaattaaagaaagaaaaaatatcttctaaatagGAAATCAGTTTTATCTagtatatataagaaaaactgGTAATATTTTCAGACTATTTCGAAGGGGAATAGATAGGGAAGGTAATGTTGCAAATTTTGTTGAAACAGAACAGATTGTAGAGTATCAAGGTGACCATGCAAGTTTCGTTCAAATAAGAGGCTCCATACCACTTTTCTGGCATCAAAATCCAGATTTACGACTTAAACCTCCTCCTACAATGATAGATATGGATCCTCAAGAACAATACAATACTTGTATAAAACATATTGATGAGTTAGTAACTCTATATGGGAAAACAGTTATGGTGAATCTCATAGATCACAAAGGAGCTGAAGgtagatgaaatatttaaatctaattat
This genomic interval carries:
- the LOC130894493 gene encoding phosphatidylinositol-3-phosphatase SAC1; protein product: MNNLKLQEVYSDLTLFTTPDKFYLEPKNGNELVVIERMTEDISFYQNHRIIIPAASSRKDFCGFLGTIQLLSGSYLVIATQRELVGYLSGCAVWRLAKAELIPFRSSLNLSSEKQADNEVYLSMIEQVLATPFHYFCYDYDLTHSLQRLHDISPDFWEQSLCERADQRFVWNGYLLSPFLKTCKKFCLPLIHGFISINFCVVNGHSLNWIIISRRSVMRAGTRLFRRGIDREGNVANFVETEQIVEYQGDHASFVQIRGSIPLFWHQNPDLRLKPPPTMIDMDPQEQYNTCIKHIDELVTLYGKTVMVNLIDHKGAEGNMEKSFKNAVTAIAYPTIRYEPFDFHSECSKMRWDRLKILIDRLALDQDEMGFFLLLRDGTISSLQDGVFRTNCIDCLDRTNVVQSMLAHRNLEIVLRKLNILHQNQNLEFQYSFEVLFKNIWADNADIISTQYSGTGALKTDFTRTGKRTKSGVLRDGINSLTRYYKNNLTDGFRQDSIDLFLGYGKPITPLRVDKSWRYITYPSVLLVAVAMFVASAVFPSEYSTESLLFLLFWGSMVYATLHTIFKYGKEFVDRPRLTQS